The Equus caballus isolate H_3958 breed thoroughbred chromosome 28, TB-T2T, whole genome shotgun sequence region AATttgcaaagaaaaatgaatcatttataaagatttaataaactagataaaaggaaattaatatattACAACATACGCTGTGAGGCAGGCAATGGTTACCAAATTGAATATAACAGTTCCTTTAACTGCTCTGAGTGACTTCTAGATCTTTCATAATAGTCAACCTCCCTCGAATGCAATGAAGTCTGCCAACTTTACTGCTAAAATGTGGTACACAGAACTAACACAACACTTCGGAGCTGTGCAACTTAGGGGAAAGGGGCTGGATTTAGAGTCAGAAAACGTGGGCTCAAATAATTGGACTGCAGCTTCACATGGCAAAGTCACTTAATTTTCCTGTTTCAGCTTTGTCATTTGTTATATGGAAATAAAACTACCTCAAGGGtctgttgtaagaattaaataagataacatatttAGACTTTACAAAACTATAAAGTATTCAATGCATTTAAATTATTACTGTCCCATGAGAAAAGGGAAGATAACTTATGAGAAAGAAGTACAAGAGAATTACTACCAAAGGCCCTGGAAAGGAAGCAAGACCTCACAGCCAGATCCGGACAACAGCAGCGCCAAAGGGAGTTAACAGAGACAGTATCTGCTCCACAGATTTTCTCGTAACACTTAAGTTAAAGAAAATGTTCATAAGTACATTAAACACTGCACTaaaattcaaacaaaagaaaatacatcttaaaggaaaagaagatttcAGAGTCTGACCTCTACTGGTTCTATACGTTACTGCAAATAACAAGATCTCTCCAACTCTCCGATCGTTTGAGCACACCTAACTACATCATGTGTCTCATATGCGCTGCACACTAAGATCTTACAcacccatttaaaatgtgtaGTGGAAGGAGTGATGACGGGCAGACCTTCTAATTCAAACCTGGACGCCTCTGTAGTGACCAAAGGTTGCCCATAATAGGGTCCTGGAGTGATGATTCCCTCAAATTACATGAAGTACAAAGTATTTACTAATGGGAAATCAAACCAAGCAcattccaaataaacaaaataattataaaacaatacattatCCAATGAACCATTATATTATAACCAAAttatttaattcgttctctgctAAAAACTAACTGAAGATAGTAAATAGTTCTCAcctcttttaagccactaaaagGTCCAATGGCTGAAACTGTGTTTCCCTGAACCATAATGTAACAGTTTGTCAAGAGTTCCAACGCCTATATCAAAAGGACAATAGGGTGAAATTCAGTACACTGAAAAACTAATGATAGAGAAAGACATTCAAGTAGTCCGCTGATAAAAAGTACCTTCAATGTAGACCCTTTGGGACCGATGAGCCGTTGTCTTCTTTTAAcaaatctttctttatttcttactaAAGAACCTATTTTAATGATGTCACATGCGACATCATCCTGAAGAATTCGTACTGCCTTTtgggaaaataaggaaaatactAAATCAATATTCTTTACAAATACATTCTTTTCAGAGCCCAGGTTAATGATATctaagcagaaaaatgaaaactctatggagggagaaaaagagggagggaggggtgcagTGTTATATGCTCTCTAATGTTTATGCAAATAAAGCAAAGTCTCTGTAATTCTAAATTTACCTGTTCAAATGAAACACTCCTTGCTAATAGTTTTATGAGGTCTCTGGCCCTAATGATGATATATGGATCAAAGGTCTTCTTTGTTGTACAAACAGTCATGCTGCCCTCGATCAGGTCCAGCGTTGCATTAACGTGCTAcacacaggaaagagaaaagaagcagctgtCTAAAAATGGATGCAATGTTAGATAATTACAGAGCCTAACCTATCAAACTATTAATCACTGTGAATTAAGCTCTCTCAAATTCTATCAACTTCCTCCTTGAATAAGCTGGGAAGTTAATATAAATAATGAATACTTGATTACTTTCATACTTCAAAGAATACAGAAAGTCAAGCAATTGAAGCCATTTACACTTACCTGGCTTTAGAATATGTTGTACTTATTGGAATACAGGTTATCTGCagtttaaaaactataaataaatccAAATGAGGCTATACttaataccaaaataaaaatgtaaacctaTATACAGTATAAATAGATACATAATACAGTATCAAAAGGATAAGAGAGAATGATGAAAATGCATTCAGAATAAAGGAAATCCAAAATAAGGATATTTGGTGTCTCTGAAGAGAATATGACAAatggaataggaaaaaaaattttaaattgtaacACTAGGACATTTTACTGAAATAAAGGCAAACTTCAATTTACAGACTGAAAGAACACATCACTTCAGGAAAAGTTGGTACTGACTGCTGAGCACTGAAACACATTCAGCATTAATCGacttcaaagacaaaaaaaattctaCGGGCATCTAGACAAAATCAAGTCATCTATtggaggaagattcactctggtATTAAGACTTCctcatacaaaaaaagaaaaaagaaagtaaagctaCATAGCTTCCCTATCCTGGAGCCAGCTCTCATCCACCATCTGCTCCCTAAGACTGAGAACGGACTTTCCCTTTCAATCCTTTTTCTAGTTTGGTTTGTATTAGctaaatacaaagtaaaaacaaatgatCACAGGTTCAGAAAGAAGCAGTAATTGACTGGAAAATTATGCATTAAGTATTAATAGGAAGAACCAGAtggcaacaaaacaaacaaaaacgccGTTTTCTGTCTTACGAGCATAATCTGAAGACTATTTCAACATAGTGAGTGATGAACAATTCAACATAAGGTTGGGTCTCTATGAGTTAACAACAAAGAGAGTCCAGTCCCAGGTGTAGACAGCTGTAAGACAGAGCCTGCAGTTTGCTGACCCACTCTCATACCCAACGGGCACAAACAACTCCAGACCGGTCCCATAGTTGAGAAAGGCATTTTATGTCACAATCTagtagacagacacacacacagaaatgaaacaaaagcttcATGAAAATGATACTTACCCTTACCACATGTAATAGTCACTTTTATGTAAGGCTCATTATATCCACTAACTTGACTTATTGATCCACTAATAGGTTTCAATCCatagtttgaaaaacaaaaacaaatacactgCTCTAGGAGGATGGCAGCAGCAACAAATATGGGAAAGTTGGCCACATCTAcacctttcatttaaaaattaaatgaaaattaagcaATTTGTCAAGAACATGCCTCAAATCAAACTGTCTAGGTACAGTGTAACTACCATAGCAAAGAGCAGACACTCTGAAACTTGGGAGTTCACAGGTGAGTCTCAGACAGTCCATGAAATCCCCAAAATTTTAAACGTATGTGAATTTTTCAAAGTAATCTGTTAttcccaaaattaaaaacaaatggatAAGAACAAAGTTTATCTAGGCTGtttaaaatacaaaaggaacCAAATTAACCAGTTATGCtagcagcttaaaaaaaaatccatcagcaCACACTTACTTAAAAGGCAAGGTATAAGAAAgcaaaatctcaaagaaatatataaaatatgcatacATGTTCATTCAAGGCTTTCTGAACCAACGGCCAGCAATCTTTCAAGTAAGCCTCTCTATATTTTGGGAACAAAGTTGCAAAACTGCTCTCCTCTAGGAGTCCTCTGGGATTGTCCTCTCTGGAAAAAGCGGGTTCCTTCCAACCGTCAGGAACAGTGAGGAGTTCGGATTCATCTAGAGAGGGGAGAACATTTACACATCAGATTTCAACCTCCTTTTGGACACTTTCTGAACACATATGCTTATATTTACAAGCTTCCCAATACCCTCCTTACAATTCCTCATCCCACGCTTTTTAGATTATTTAACAAAGGACACACCTCTCATTATCATCAACACACTGTATTAAAATTATCTGTATACACTCCTGTCCCCTCATAAGACAAAGTTCCTTAAGGGCAGGGACTCTCCCTGGATCCACACCAATTAGCATTCGCCTGACAGACAGTGGGTACTCAAATTTCTATTGTACTACACTACCTTAGAGTTGAAAATTCTAATACCATTTTGTTTACAGgcccattttaaatataagtaaCCTTTCAGACTTTCCTGAAGTGGAgcctatgtatgtgtgtgtgtatatatttgtgcaTGGGTGTGCACAGGCACACGCATgcacaaaacttttaaaagccgAAATTCGGGTGTATACTTTCAGTTAATAATCACTGATATTGAGTTTCAGGTTTTCCAAAGAGTTTTCACATGCTTTATTTCTGTATACTTTTCATGATAACCATGAAAAGTGGAAAGAACcagtattatttttcccattttataaaagaCATTCCAAGAAGATTAGTGACTTGCCTAAGGGGACACAAAAGTGACTCAGTCCAGGTCTcctttcattaaaacaaaatgcCTCCTAAGGGCTACAAATTACCTCCCACATAATTTATTACAACTTCTGGTCCTGGATTTAAGGAACCTCCAACAGCTAGACTTTAATTCAGTACCACTCAAAGATAGGATCCACTGgcctgcagcatcagcatcaactgggagtttgttagaaatgcaattcTTCAGCTCCGGCCCAGGCCTACTGAATTGGAATCTCTGGGATGAGGCTGAAGAATCTTGTTTTAACAATCTCATCAGGAGATCCCTATGCACAGTGAAGTCTGAAAAACGGGTCTTTATAGCCCATATTATCTACTCCAGTCAGGTAAAATCGCTTTCCGGTTCTGATACTCATATCCACTTTGCTATCTGTCCTTCAAATCACAGCGGATTAGCCAGTCCTCATATACCATTCACTTCCCAATATCCTAAAAAACTCAAATTCTACAATGGGGGTACTTAAAATGCATATCTGACCAAGTCCGTATCCAATTTAAACACTTCAATGgctaggaatttttttaaaaagcaacaaagtGGCAAAAGAAATACAGAGGAGTTTCACAATAGGTACAAATAGCCCCATTTTCAAACACGTGAAAAGATATGCAACCTCATTAGTAACAAGGAAAGTCTGAACTAAAACCCCAAAGAGACACCATTTCATACTAACCAAAACGACAGAAATTCAAAATAGGGACAATTCCAAGTCTCAGTGTGGACGTAGAGCAATGAAAACTCTCACCCACTGCTCGTGGGAGCGTAAACGGGCACCAACCCCTTTGGGAAAGCCTGCACACTACCCCCACATACCCTGCCCTTCAAGGATTCCAATGCATGTACATAACCTCCAAAAACTCTTGAACGTGTAAACCAGGACATATCTAcaaagatgtttatagcagcaaaCAACGGCAATCACCCAAAAGTCCGGCAGCgtagaatgaaaatataaattagcgTACATTCACACAAAGGAACATCACACAGAAGTGAAAAGAATAAACTACAGCTGCAAGTATCACCCTGGTtgaataacaaaaacaaagacaaacctAAGAAGCAAGACGTAGAAAAATGCCTACACACCTCTTTCATTcctataaaattcaaaaacaaacaaatcccaacCATTTTGTGCGTGGGTGGTAAAGATTATGAAGAAAGAGCACACAATAACCGACACGATTCAGAACTGTTCCTTTACGTCCCGGGAAGGACAGAATCCGACCCGAGAGGCGCCCGCAGGGGGCGGGGCGCTCGACCCGGCTGAAGGCTCTCCGCGCGCCGCCCTCCCGCGTGGTTTTCTTCCTTAAGCTGCACCGCTCTGAACGTCACataattaacaacaacaacacaccTACAGCTGTGCTGCCCACAGGGTGAGAGCTCAAGGCAAAACACTTGCAGTAAGCCTGGCTGCTCAGACCCCGGGCTATTTCTCCAGCCTCAGTCTACAGAGCAGGAGCTGAGTCGTCCGACATCTGAGCAACCTGACAAACAGGGATCGTGCAAACGTTCCAAATATCTCCCCGAGCTGACAAACACGCCAGGCGCCGCGCCGCCCCCGGCCTGTGTCGCTCCTTCCGCGCCAGAGTTCACTGCCGTCCGCCCCGGCCCCCTCCTCCCGCCCGACGTCAGCCCCGGCCGCCGGCGCCCCCCGCGATCTCCGCATGCCCAGCCTTTCCAGAGGGAGGAGTCCGCAACGCCTCCGCTCGGGGGGCTCCGGCGAGAGCAGCCCGTTAGGAACACGTGGCCGGCCCCATCCCCGGACGGTCCCGCAGGTCCAGCCAACGCCCCCGGCGTCAGCAAGGACCTAACTCAACCTCACATAACGGCCCCCTGCGGCGTGCGCGTCCCCAGCCAGCCAAAGGACAGTCCCATCCACACCCAGACCCAGGCTTCGCTTCTTGCACGCCTCACCTCGGTCCTCCGGCTTCGCATTCTGCCTCCGAGACTCACTTTTCCCAGCCGCCCTGTCCGGCCCGTTCAGTGAGGAGGACGCCATCTTCAAATTGCTTCCCGGGTTACCGGAAATGGAACGGTTCTTAAATACTACCGGATTCTAATCCTAAAAATCCCTCTACTCAAAAGGAGTTCCGCAGAACTCAGACGGGCAGATGTGCGCAGTCTCCGTGGCACGTACGCCAGAGCCCGGGGAGTTGCTCAATACAGCGCTTCTCCTGCGTGGCCAATGGAGAGCCGGAGACTTGTCTTCCCGAAGGCGCTGCAACTGCGGCGTGGGACTGCATGCTGGGAATTGTAGTTCCGCACTGTGGGTAAGTTGGAGGCTGTCCGACTTGGAGTTTTCTCGTGGGCCCAGTGTCTAACCTGGGACGCCTGACTCCAGGGTTTGGCCACAGGATGCAGCCGTCATTGATGTTACCTATTTATTCGttcgataaatatttatatgatcATCAAATAAGTGCTAGGCGTTGGCAGGAGGTGCAAATATGGGAATATATGGTCTTGAACAGCAGGAAATGACggtaatagctaccatttattgtgAGACTACTTTGTGCCCGCcactttatttacatttctaatccttaaaacaaagttaaaacaAATCTCTCCAAGGTTGATACTATTTTGGAAGGGAAGTTTTCAAAGTTCTTGTTTTTACGGTAATTTTCTAGGGTCTTGGTATTTCTCTTTCTAAGCCAGAGGGATAGTAATTAAGCTACAGTTCTGAAGTATTTCACCTAGCCTAAGATTTCCCAAAATGACTAACTCCTGTCTACCCCAACACTGCATATGGCTGACTTCAGGGGGTGAAGTTCAGCGCTACTATGAATCTTTACACTTCTGGGAATCCAAATGTTCTTAGATGTGCTAAAGGTAAGACTTCTTTTGATGATTGGTCTTATTGCttgccttttctaaaatttcctgCAGCACAAATAGGGAAAGTCTTTGACAGGTTGAATTCCGTGTATTAGTGAAAAGAAGAACGTTGATCTGAAATCCATCCTTGGGTATCTTCTAtaaaaatttagattttcatATATGAGGTACATGTATAA contains the following coding sequences:
- the KRR1 gene encoding KRR1 small subunit processome component homolog; the protein is MASSSLNGPDRAAGKSESRRQNAKPEDRDESELLTVPDGWKEPAFSREDNPRGLLEESSFATLFPKYREAYLKDCWPLVQKALNEHHVNATLDLIEGSMTVCTTKKTFDPYIIIRARDLIKLLARSVSFEQAVRILQDDVACDIIKIGSLVRNKERFVKRRQRLIGPKGSTLKALELLTNCYIMVQGNTVSAIGPFSGLKEVRKVVLDTMKNIHPIYNIKTLMIKRELAKDSELRSQSWERFLPQFKHKNVNKRKEPKKKTVKKEYTPFPPPQPESQIDKELASGEYFLKASQKKRQKMEAVKAKQAEALSKRQEERKKAFIPPKEKPVVKPKEASTETKIDVAAIKEKVKKAKNKKLGALTAEEVKLKMEADEKKKKKK